The Lactobacillus sp. ESL0680 genome has a segment encoding these proteins:
- the thiE gene encoding thiamine phosphate synthase, producing MQKFNANMLRAYFICGTQDLPAGKTLPEIVEEALKAGITAFQFRDKGAGSTLSSGERLPMAQRLHELCQQYQVPFFIDDDVTLAKEVSAEGIHVGQSDEAIQKVINEVGSQMIVGYSCSTLAEIKTGDQLAGIDYYGSGPIFTTQSKDDADPEIGLAGLANLVTSSKRPIVAIGGITVTDLPNIAKTGAAGASVISMIAQSSDIKNTVKAMLDAPWQN from the coding sequence ATGCAAAAGTTTAATGCAAACATGCTTCGTGCTTACTTCATTTGCGGTACTCAGGATTTACCAGCTGGTAAGACCTTGCCAGAAATCGTCGAAGAAGCACTAAAAGCTGGAATTACCGCCTTTCAATTTCGTGATAAGGGAGCTGGCTCAACTTTAAGTTCTGGTGAGCGGTTGCCAATGGCCCAAAGACTGCACGAGCTCTGTCAACAATATCAAGTACCCTTCTTCATTGATGATGATGTTACTTTAGCTAAGGAAGTTAGTGCCGAAGGAATCCATGTTGGCCAAAGTGATGAAGCTATTCAAAAGGTGATTAATGAAGTCGGCAGTCAAATGATCGTGGGTTATTCCTGCTCAACTCTAGCTGAAATTAAAACTGGCGATCAACTTGCTGGTATTGATTACTACGGCAGTGGACCAATCTTCACAACTCAATCTAAAGATGACGCTGACCCTGAAATTGGGCTAGCTGGCCTTGCCAATTTAGTAACTAGCAGTAAACGGCCAATCGTCGCAATTGGCGGTATCACAGTAACAGACTTACCTAATATCGCCAAAACTGGCGCTGCTGGTGCATCTGTAATCTCAATGATTGCCCAAAGCAGTGACATCAAGAATACTGTTAAAGCAATGCTTGATGCACCGTGGCAAAATTAA
- the thiM gene encoding hydroxyethylthiazole kinase: MQLELLDKLRKENPVVLNAANFVTVQDVANGLNAIGASPIMSSEIDETDEMVNMASAVAINMGSLTKLQIAHMKKMGDLAREYHKPIVLDPVAVGAVDYRLNIAQDLLWNFHVGVIRGNAGEIAALGEFDWQSKGIDAGSGAGNLDEITKEVAKKYHCTVIASGATDTISDGTNVVHVHNGTPLFQAHVGSGDMLTSIVAAFCAVTDSRFEAAQAATLVFGSIGQLVVQDHPDVGPGSFGMYLMDYLAKVQVSDIEKIADYD, encoded by the coding sequence ATGCAGTTAGAATTATTAGATAAATTACGTAAAGAGAACCCCGTTGTTCTCAACGCCGCTAATTTCGTTACTGTTCAAGACGTTGCCAACGGCTTAAACGCAATCGGGGCTTCACCCATTATGAGTAGCGAAATTGATGAAACCGACGAAATGGTCAACATGGCTTCAGCTGTTGCTATCAACATGGGCAGCTTAACTAAGCTGCAAATTGCACACATGAAAAAAATGGGTGATTTGGCTCGAGAATATCATAAGCCGATTGTACTAGATCCTGTTGCAGTTGGTGCTGTAGATTACCGCCTTAATATTGCTCAAGACCTATTATGGAACTTCCACGTTGGCGTTATTCGTGGTAACGCTGGTGAAATTGCCGCATTAGGTGAATTTGACTGGCAATCTAAAGGTATTGATGCTGGATCAGGAGCAGGCAACCTTGATGAGATTACTAAGGAAGTAGCCAAAAAGTACCACTGCACTGTTATTGCCAGTGGAGCAACTGATACAATTAGTGATGGCACTAATGTTGTTCATGTTCATAATGGTACACCGCTATTCCAAGCCCATGTGGGTTCTGGCGATATGTTAACAAGTATCGTCGCTGCCTTTTGTGCAGTGACCGACAGTCGCTTCGAAGCCGCGCAAGCTGCAACGCTTGTTTTCGGTTCAATTGGACAACTAGTCGTTCAAGATCATCCCGATGTTGGCCCTGGCAGTTTTGGCATGTATCTCATGGACTATTTAGCAAAAGTGCAGGTTTCTGATATTGAAAAAATTGCTGATTATGATTAA
- a CDS encoding helix-turn-helix transcriptional regulator — MPNLVKKLRLEHKLTQEELADKVGVTQRTIISVEKGKYKPSLLLAYKLACFFGISIEDLFCLKEYLEN; from the coding sequence ATGCCAAATTTAGTAAAAAAGTTACGACTAGAACATAAATTAACTCAGGAGGAATTGGCTGATAAAGTTGGTGTGACCCAACGAACAATTATTTCTGTAGAAAAAGGCAAATACAAGCCATCATTGTTATTAGCATATAAATTGGCATGCTTTTTTGGCATAAGTATTGAAGATTTATTTTGCTTAAAAGAATATTTGGAGAACTGA
- a CDS encoding LiaF domain-containing protein, with product MKKQKIKELFWGIALLGAAIFLIMNQLNLFSFRLNFWTIFWTIVFGACLIEGLANRSIGGTIFSIAFLLIVYAQPLKITKIVPWTVLLAACLITGGLHMIFHKGTHNTHVYINGHKVDGNWSKLGPEKSFHADHVFGSSSKNVDEEDIVVNQKLSDVSRYVRSQSLRSVTINSLMGDAKVYLDAAKAASDTVIVDINSSMSDVSLYIPLSWQVDDQMSSTFGDVEINGSSNGGGPTLVLTGSSKFGDIKINYV from the coding sequence ATGAAAAAACAAAAGATTAAAGAACTATTCTGGGGAATTGCACTTCTAGGGGCAGCAATCTTTCTAATTATGAACCAGTTAAATTTGTTTTCATTTCGACTAAATTTTTGGACGATTTTTTGGACAATTGTTTTTGGCGCATGCTTAATTGAAGGTCTAGCTAATCGCAGTATTGGCGGGACAATTTTTTCAATTGCCTTCTTATTAATTGTGTATGCGCAGCCGCTTAAAATCACTAAGATTGTACCATGGACAGTCTTACTTGCGGCATGTCTAATTACAGGGGGATTGCACATGATTTTTCACAAAGGTACACACAACACGCATGTTTATATCAATGGTCACAAGGTCGATGGTAATTGGTCAAAGTTGGGGCCAGAAAAGTCATTTCATGCCGACCATGTTTTTGGCAGCAGCAGTAAAAATGTTGACGAAGAAGATATTGTGGTTAATCAAAAATTGTCTGATGTTTCGCGGTATGTTCGTTCACAAAGTCTGCGCAGTGTGACGATTAATTCGCTAATGGGGGATGCCAAGGTCTATCTTGATGCAGCTAAAGCAGCTTCTGATACGGTAATTGTGGATATTAATTCATCAATGAGTGATGTTTCGCTGTATATTCCGTTGTCGTGGCAGGTTGATGACCAAATGTCGTCAACTTTCGGCGATGTTGAGATTAATGGCAGTTCTAATGGCGGCGGCCCAACTCTGGTATTGACTGGCAGCAGCAAGTTTGGCGATATAAAGATTAATTATGTTTAA
- a CDS encoding 6-phospho-alpha-glucosidase: MSENHKRYSVVIAGGGSTFTPGFVLSLIANQDRFPIRKLKFYDNDAERQKKIGDACAIIMKERAPEIEFSYTTDPEEAFTDVDFVMGSIRVGKYHMRDLDEKIPLRYGVNGQETTGPGGMAYGMRSIPAIIEIIDYMEKYSPNAWMINYSNTIAIVAEACRRFRPNSKVINICDMPIEIMTRMARICGLNDYHDLDVNYYGLNHFGWWKEVRDKNTGKDLLPQLKEHAAKEGYWIGGDFDKDLEKSWAETFKKAKDCYELDPETLPNTYMQYYYFPQYEVANADPKHTRTDEIREYRQKIVFDECARIVKAGTAKGNIWEANAEHSNYIVDICHAIAFNTHEKFFANTANNGAISNMDPDSIVEVPCLFGADGIQPMATGEAGRFQRGMMMEQQTCEKLVVDAYEQHSYTKMLQAFTLNKTVPDASVAKKILDDMIPVNKPYWPELK, encoded by the coding sequence ATGTCTGAAAATCATAAACGATACTCTGTTGTAATTGCTGGTGGTGGGAGTACTTTTACCCCAGGTTTTGTATTGAGCTTGATTGCTAATCAAGATCGTTTTCCAATTAGAAAATTAAAGTTTTACGATAATGATGCAGAACGGCAAAAGAAAATCGGTGATGCATGTGCCATTATTATGAAGGAACGTGCTCCAGAAATTGAATTTTCATATACAACTGATCCAGAAGAAGCTTTTACGGATGTTGACTTTGTAATGGGGTCAATTCGGGTTGGTAAATATCATATGCGCGATCTTGATGAAAAGATTCCATTAAGATATGGCGTTAATGGTCAAGAGACAACCGGACCCGGAGGAATGGCTTATGGTATGCGGTCTATTCCGGCAATCATTGAGATTATTGATTATATGGAAAAGTATTCACCAAATGCATGGATGATTAATTACTCTAATACAATTGCAATTGTTGCAGAAGCCTGCCGCAGATTTAGACCTAATTCTAAGGTAATCAATATTTGTGACATGCCAATTGAAATTATGACTAGAATGGCACGTATTTGTGGCTTAAATGACTACCACGATCTTGACGTTAATTATTATGGTCTTAATCACTTTGGCTGGTGGAAAGAAGTTCGTGATAAAAACACGGGTAAAGATCTATTGCCACAACTTAAAGAACATGCTGCCAAAGAAGGTTATTGGATTGGCGGCGACTTTGACAAAGATTTGGAAAAGAGCTGGGCTGAAACCTTTAAGAAGGCCAAAGATTGCTACGAATTAGATCCAGAAACTTTGCCAAATACTTACATGCAATATTACTATTTCCCACAATATGAAGTTGCTAATGCGGATCCTAAGCATACTAGAACCGACGAAATTCGTGAATATCGGCAAAAGATTGTCTTTGATGAATGTGCAAGAATTGTTAAGGCAGGAACTGCTAAAGGAAATATTTGGGAAGCAAACGCTGAACACTCCAATTACATTGTTGATATTTGTCATGCAATTGCCTTTAATACGCATGAAAAATTCTTTGCTAATACTGCAAATAATGGCGCAATTTCCAATATGGATCCAGATTCAATTGTTGAAGTTCCATGTTTGTTTGGTGCTGATGGTATTCAACCAATGGCAACAGGTGAAGCTGGTAGATTCCAACGTGGCATGATGATGGAACAACAGACTTGTGAAAAGTTAGTTGTTGATGCTTATGAACAACACTCTTATACCAAGATGCTGCAGGCTTTCACACTTAATAAGACGGTTCCTGATGCATCAGTTGCTAAGAAAATCCTCGATGACATGATTCCTGTAAATAAACCATATTGGCCAGAACTGAAATAA
- a CDS encoding MurR/RpiR family transcriptional regulator, with protein MSKLKSLIYQKSSKLNDSEIRIIQFVLNNAKLCKNLSLSELASKLYVSKSAIFRLCKHLGLSGYSELKFYLNEVSIEQEQAANYDNSKNNFDSDLAKETENLSKYFKSLDLDKFYTELSNANNIYIYSTGWLQQILSNYLSHELLLFGISSIVLPAALSELKMVGKIAEKGDLLFIISYTGDNREINDELSKFELVNNKFRYVSFTDLKQSKLASLSDYNFYYPTVKFTNNDNSVSFILAYSLVDLLINKFGIWVDKQHKKNDEQIKQLDN; from the coding sequence ATGTCAAAACTAAAATCTTTAATTTATCAAAAAAGCAGCAAATTGAATGATTCTGAAATAAGGATCATTCAATTTGTTCTCAATAATGCCAAATTATGTAAAAATTTAAGTTTGTCTGAGTTAGCAAGTAAATTATATGTTTCTAAATCCGCAATCTTTCGTTTGTGCAAACATTTAGGATTAAGCGGCTATAGTGAACTTAAATTTTATTTAAATGAAGTTTCTATAGAACAGGAGCAGGCAGCAAACTATGACAATTCTAAGAATAATTTTGACTCTGATTTAGCAAAGGAAACTGAAAATCTGAGTAAATATTTTAAGTCGCTTGATTTAGATAAATTTTATACCGAATTAAGTAATGCTAATAATATTTATATTTATTCAACGGGTTGGCTTCAGCAAATTTTATCAAATTATCTTTCTCATGAATTATTACTTTTTGGTATTTCATCAATTGTATTGCCTGCTGCTTTAAGTGAATTGAAAATGGTAGGTAAAATTGCTGAAAAGGGTGATCTATTATTTATTATTTCCTATACTGGCGATAATCGCGAGATTAATGATGAGTTAAGTAAATTTGAATTGGTTAACAACAAGTTTCGTTATGTATCTTTTACTGATTTAAAACAAAGTAAGTTAGCTTCTTTGTCAGATTATAATTTTTACTATCCAACCGTTAAGTTTACCAATAATGATAATAGTGTATCTTTTATCTTAGCTTATTCGTTAGTAGATCTTTTAATTAATAAGTTTGGTATTTGGGTTGATAAACAACATAAGAAAAATGATGAGCAAATTAAACAATTGGATAATTAA
- the tenA gene encoding thiaminase II, which yields MTEFTDQLHQAASSLWQKSMKHPFVQELQSGELPLAKFRFYLLQDRYYLNQFSEFHRAIAAKTDDQQTEQFLLEMAQDLKDSEMAVRENFFKQLQIMPAEIAQTPVAPTAYAYVNHLQMTLARDGIAPAVAALVPCYWLYQEIGQKLATGGSPVSYYQEWIDTYDGEWYAANVQRILQLTNTLADSGSADEREKMQQAFVRSSYYELQFWQMAYEQQEWA from the coding sequence ATGACAGAATTTACGGACCAATTACACCAAGCAGCAAGCAGTCTATGGCAGAAGAGTATGAAGCATCCGTTTGTGCAGGAATTGCAAAGTGGGGAATTACCGCTGGCCAAATTTCGCTTTTATTTATTACAAGACCGGTATTATTTAAATCAATTTAGTGAATTTCACCGTGCGATTGCAGCTAAAACGGATGACCAACAGACTGAGCAGTTTTTACTTGAAATGGCGCAGGACTTAAAGGATAGCGAGATGGCAGTGCGCGAGAACTTTTTTAAGCAATTGCAGATTATGCCAGCTGAAATTGCGCAAACGCCAGTTGCGCCGACCGCGTATGCATACGTTAATCATTTGCAGATGACATTAGCGAGGGATGGTATCGCTCCGGCTGTTGCCGCACTTGTGCCTTGTTACTGGCTGTATCAAGAAATTGGGCAAAAATTAGCAACCGGTGGCTCGCCTGTTTCGTATTATCAAGAGTGGATTGATACCTATGATGGCGAGTGGTATGCAGCTAATGTGCAGCGAATTTTACAGTTGACGAATACATTAGCTGATTCTGGTTCTGCAGATGAGCGGGAAAAAATGCAGCAGGCTTTTGTTCGCAGCAGCTATTATGAATTGCAATTTTGGCAGATGGCGTATGAGCAGCAAGAATGGGCTTAA
- a CDS encoding AEC family transporter, whose translation MQVFLTSVSSVVVIILIMALGFLLKQFNWIDDKFGSEISSIITKIALPASIFTAVMKNLSRGSLLQLSTELLFPALGVIIGYLIAWLSIKVFKIRPGRRGIFMNAVVNANTIFIGMPLNMALFGDKAMSYFLVYYIINTVSTWAFGVFLIQNDDPTAKDKKTNHKINWKKLLPMPLVGFIVALVWMLLGIPVPNFLNSTLTYVGNLVTPLSLIYIGIVLHDAGIKNVKFDRDSILALIGRFIVSPIILIILIKIGTNAGFNLPSLMRQTLVVQAATPMLAVLPILANESHGDVKYATNIVVESTILFIIVVPILMTILQFI comes from the coding sequence ATGCAAGTCTTTTTGACATCTGTATCAAGCGTAGTTGTGATTATCTTAATCATGGCCCTCGGCTTTTTACTAAAACAATTTAATTGGATTGACGATAAGTTTGGTAGTGAAATCTCTAGTATTATCACTAAGATTGCCCTGCCAGCTTCAATCTTCACTGCTGTTATGAAAAACCTTAGCCGCGGCAGTCTTTTGCAATTATCAACCGAATTATTATTCCCAGCTTTGGGTGTGATTATCGGTTATCTTATTGCTTGGCTAAGCATTAAGGTCTTCAAAATCCGTCCTGGCCGCCGCGGAATTTTTATGAATGCCGTGGTTAATGCCAACACTATCTTTATTGGAATGCCCCTGAACATGGCACTGTTTGGCGACAAGGCCATGTCTTACTTTTTGGTATACTACATTATCAATACCGTTTCTACTTGGGCTTTTGGCGTCTTCTTAATCCAAAACGACGACCCGACTGCTAAAGATAAGAAGACTAACCACAAGATTAACTGGAAAAAGCTATTGCCAATGCCACTTGTTGGGTTCATTGTTGCTCTGGTCTGGATGTTATTAGGGATTCCCGTACCTAACTTCTTAAACTCAACGTTAACTTACGTTGGTAACTTGGTAACCCCACTGTCACTGATCTATATCGGCATTGTCCTACACGATGCTGGAATTAAGAACGTTAAGTTTGACCGCGATTCAATCTTGGCATTAATTGGTCGCTTTATTGTTTCACCAATCATTTTGATTATTTTAATTAAAATCGGAACAAATGCTGGCTTTAACTTGCCAAGCTTAATGCGCCAAACCTTAGTCGTCCAAGCAGCAACGCCAATGTTAGCTGTCTTACCAATTTTAGCCAACGAATCACACGGCGACGTTAAATACGCAACTAATATTGTGGTTGAAAGTACAATTCTCTTCATTATCGTCGTTCCGATTTTGATGACGATTTTACAATTTATCTAA
- a CDS encoding alpha-glucoside-specific PTS transporter subunit IIBC — protein sequence MMQKFQKFGAAMFVPVLLFSFAGIVVAIGSLFTNQAVFGSLANPGTTWNSIWDTITAGGWTVFKQEALLFVVGLPIGLANKSKGRAAMEALITYMTYNYFIGAILTHWGASFGIPNFANIQIIDNSTNHGLTEIAGIKTLDTSMIGALVVAGIVIWLHNRYFDKKLPEWLGTFQGSTFVYILGFFAMIPLAFLTCWGWPKVQLGISGLQKFILNSGVIGVWIYNFLNRVLIPTGLHHLVYIPFQYGPAVVAGGLQPFWLKHLTQFALSTHPLKQLAPQMGFQLWGNEKIFLAPIICLAFYVTAKKSKKKQTSALLIPAALTSFFAGITEPIDFTYLFAAPVLWIVYSLLAATMNTVMFSLGVVGNFTLGGIDMAAENWIPLWRNHWQTYMVQFAVGIVFAIITFFVFKFMIEKFNYATPGREADDEDVHLLNKKEYEAKKTSQDQQVNNNSVETDPYITRATAFLDLLGGSSNIKELSSCATRLRVSVEDPDKLGTDAQFKAAKAINVVHHGKAIQVIVGLDVAQVLEAMQELRKDDIS from the coding sequence ATGATGCAGAAGTTTCAAAAATTTGGTGCAGCAATGTTTGTGCCAGTGCTTTTATTCTCTTTTGCTGGAATAGTCGTTGCGATAGGTAGTTTATTTACTAATCAAGCAGTTTTTGGTTCCTTAGCAAATCCAGGGACAACCTGGAACTCTATTTGGGATACAATTACTGCCGGTGGTTGGACAGTCTTTAAGCAAGAAGCATTGTTATTTGTTGTTGGTTTACCAATTGGACTTGCTAATAAGTCTAAGGGTAGAGCCGCAATGGAAGCTTTGATTACTTATATGACTTATAACTATTTTATTGGCGCTATTTTGACACACTGGGGTGCAAGCTTTGGTATTCCTAATTTTGCTAATATCCAAATAATTGATAATTCTACTAATCATGGATTGACTGAAATTGCCGGAATTAAAACATTGGACACCAGTATGATTGGTGCTCTAGTTGTTGCTGGAATTGTAATTTGGCTTCATAATCGTTATTTTGATAAAAAATTACCAGAATGGTTAGGTACTTTTCAGGGCTCAACATTCGTTTACATCCTTGGCTTTTTTGCAATGATACCTTTGGCATTCTTAACTTGCTGGGGCTGGCCTAAAGTCCAATTAGGGATTAGTGGACTGCAAAAATTCATTCTTAATAGTGGTGTAATTGGCGTCTGGATTTATAACTTCTTGAATCGGGTTTTAATTCCTACAGGACTACATCATTTAGTTTATATTCCATTTCAATATGGACCTGCAGTAGTTGCAGGGGGACTTCAACCATTTTGGTTAAAACACTTAACACAATTTGCCTTAAGTACTCATCCGCTAAAACAATTGGCGCCACAAATGGGCTTCCAACTATGGGGTAATGAAAAGATTTTCCTTGCACCAATTATTTGTTTGGCCTTTTATGTAACGGCTAAAAAGAGTAAGAAAAAGCAAACCTCAGCATTATTAATACCAGCTGCACTTACTTCTTTCTTTGCTGGTATTACTGAACCAATTGATTTTACTTACTTGTTTGCTGCACCTGTTCTTTGGATTGTTTATTCTCTTCTTGCAGCAACAATGAATACTGTAATGTTTAGCTTAGGTGTTGTTGGTAACTTTACACTAGGTGGTATCGACATGGCGGCTGAAAATTGGATTCCGTTATGGCGTAATCACTGGCAGACTTATATGGTACAGTTTGCAGTCGGGATTGTCTTTGCGATTATTACTTTCTTTGTCTTTAAATTTATGATTGAAAAGTTTAATTATGCAACACCAGGTCGGGAAGCAGACGATGAAGATGTTCATTTATTAAATAAGAAAGAATATGAAGCTAAAAAGACTAGTCAAGATCAACAAGTAAATAATAATTCCGTTGAAACTGATCCATATATTACTAGAGCAACTGCTTTTCTCGACTTACTCGGTGGTAGTTCGAATATTAAGGAATTAAGCTCCTGTGCAACTAGGTTGCGTGTTTCAGTTGAGGATCCTGATAAATTAGGAACAGATGCGCAATTTAAGGCAGCTAAGGCGATCAATGTAGTTCATCATGGCAAGGCTATCCAAGTTATTGTTGGACTAGATGTTGCGCAGGTCCTTGAAGCAATGCAGGAATTAAGAAAAGATGATATTAGTTAA
- the thiD gene encoding bifunctional hydroxymethylpyrimidine kinase/phosphomethylpyrimidine kinase: MAEEINSFPQVLTIAGTDSGGGAGIMADLKTFQMQKVFGTAVVVAVTAQNTLGVQSSHLLPLEMIDAQCASLAADFKIRATKTGMLGDAAHVHQVALNLQKYDFGPITVDPVMVAKGGAHLLSEDAVATVRTELLPLANLVTPNLPEAQVLTGMTVTSEKQYPDLAHSLQDMGVKNVLIKGGHSSAEEVSDFALLEDGSSFWVSSPRTHTKRTHGTGDTLAAAITAQLALGHNLTDAIKLAKKYVTKTIEQTIQVGHGHGPLNHWAK; encoded by the coding sequence ATGGCAGAAGAAATTAATTCATTCCCTCAAGTTCTGACAATCGCAGGTACAGATTCTGGCGGTGGCGCCGGCATTATGGCCGATCTGAAGACTTTTCAAATGCAAAAAGTCTTCGGCACGGCAGTTGTAGTTGCCGTTACTGCGCAAAATACACTGGGCGTTCAATCATCGCACTTGCTTCCATTGGAAATGATTGATGCACAATGTGCATCTTTAGCCGCCGACTTTAAAATCCGCGCGACAAAAACTGGGATGCTCGGCGATGCTGCTCATGTTCACCAAGTTGCTCTAAACTTACAGAAATATGACTTTGGTCCCATTACTGTCGATCCCGTCATGGTAGCCAAAGGTGGCGCTCACTTACTAAGTGAAGATGCAGTCGCCACTGTTAGAACCGAGTTATTACCACTAGCTAACCTAGTAACGCCAAATTTACCAGAAGCACAAGTATTAACCGGAATGACCGTTACTTCTGAAAAGCAATATCCCGACCTTGCCCATTCACTGCAAGACATGGGTGTTAAGAACGTACTAATTAAGGGTGGTCATTCAAGTGCTGAAGAAGTAAGCGACTTTGCCCTTCTTGAAGACGGCTCCAGCTTCTGGGTCAGCAGTCCGCGAACCCATACCAAACGCACACATGGTACTGGTGACACTCTAGCCGCCGCAATTACTGCCCAGCTTGCTCTGGGTCATAATCTAACCGATGCAATTAAACTTGCCAAAAAATACGTTACCAAAACAATCGAGCAGACAATCCAAGTGGGACATGGTCACGGACCACTCAACCACTGGGCTAAATAG
- a CDS encoding EamA family transporter: MVTAKKRHLWAFLAGLACVMWGISGLFAKSLFNLSPEITPIWLTQVRMVVSGVILLIVAAAVGQKPVATMKNKHDALVIIAYGIFGLLPVQLFYFITVQKANPAIATILQFIGPFFVMAYLILRHQQTLRMLDMLAAVTAFIGVILLATHGDFSHFALTPEVLMWGLLAAIGVATNTLIPISVLHRVSSLVVTGWGLLSAGICLTIIHPVWPHVNLTGQVWLAVGVVIVIGTLIPFQLMTNSLRFIKASTASLLDAFEPLSATIGSVLCFGLIMTPLDWLGALLVVAAAMTLNITPKKKHKNL; the protein is encoded by the coding sequence ATGGTAACAGCTAAGAAGAGACATTTATGGGCCTTTCTTGCGGGCTTAGCCTGTGTTATGTGGGGGATTTCAGGTCTATTTGCCAAGTCGTTATTTAATTTAAGTCCGGAAATTACGCCGATTTGGCTTACGCAGGTACGAATGGTTGTTTCAGGTGTGATTTTATTAATAGTTGCTGCGGCTGTCGGACAAAAGCCAGTAGCAACAATGAAAAACAAGCACGACGCCTTGGTAATTATTGCGTACGGTATTTTCGGCTTACTGCCAGTGCAGCTGTTTTATTTTATTACTGTGCAAAAGGCCAACCCAGCAATAGCGACAATTCTGCAGTTTATTGGGCCATTCTTTGTGATGGCGTATTTAATTCTGCGCCACCAGCAAACATTGCGCATGTTGGATATGCTTGCTGCAGTTACTGCATTTATTGGTGTTATTTTGCTTGCAACTCATGGCGACTTTAGCCATTTTGCGTTGACGCCGGAAGTACTGATGTGGGGGCTATTGGCAGCAATTGGTGTGGCAACTAACACGTTAATTCCGATTAGTGTGCTGCATCGTGTTTCCAGTCTGGTAGTTACAGGGTGGGGACTACTTTCTGCCGGGATTTGTTTAACGATTATTCATCCTGTGTGGCCGCATGTGAATTTAACTGGGCAAGTTTGGTTGGCTGTTGGCGTAGTAATCGTAATTGGCACGTTAATCCCATTTCAATTGATGACTAATTCGCTGCGGTTTATTAAGGCATCAACGGCCAGTTTGCTTGATGCCTTTGAGCCGTTGTCCGCAACAATTGGGTCGGTTTTGTGCTTTGGTTTGATTATGACGCCGCTTGATTGGCTGGGTGCACTGTTAGTGGTTGCAGCTGCGATGACGCTAAATATTACGCCAAAGAAAAAGCATAAAAATTTATAG
- a CDS encoding helix-turn-helix transcriptional regulator has protein sequence MRTNKEIIDYIDQLRQEQNLSIAELARRVNMSKSAVSRYFGKTVNFQLIVLLNLLPLCIRV, from the coding sequence ATGAGAACTAACAAAGAAATTATTGATTATATAGATCAGCTTAGACAAGAACAAAATCTATCTATTGCAGAATTAGCTAGACGTGTAAATATGTCTAAATCCGCAGTTTCACGATATTTCGGTAAAACCGTAAATTTCCAGTTAATCGTGCTACTAAATTTGCTACCGCTTTGCATACGAGTGTGA
- a CDS encoding PTS glucose transporter subunit IIA: MFKLFKKKGISVNAVVDGQLIPITAVKDDVFSEKMLGDGYAIEPKNGEIYAPVAGTITTVFPTKHAIGITTKDNLEILIHLGLDTVNLEGKPFKLMVKEGDTVQQGMQLADMDLEMVKAAGYDDTIIVVYTNMDLIKDVSEIVTGNVIHNSEVQIIKLND; encoded by the coding sequence ATGTTTAAATTATTTAAAAAGAAGGGCATTTCTGTTAATGCAGTGGTGGATGGTCAATTAATTCCTATTACCGCTGTTAAAGATGACGTCTTTTCTGAAAAAATGTTAGGTGACGGGTATGCTATTGAGCCAAAAAATGGCGAAATTTATGCTCCAGTAGCAGGAACGATTACAACCGTTTTTCCGACTAAGCATGCAATTGGGATTACGACAAAAGATAATTTAGAAATTTTAATTCATCTGGGATTAGATACGGTTAATTTAGAGGGAAAACCGTTTAAATTAATGGTTAAGGAAGGCGATACTGTTCAACAAGGTATGCAGCTTGCTGATATGGATCTTGAAATGGTTAAGGCAGCTGGATATGACGATACAATAATTGTTGTCTACACTAATATGGATTTAATTAAAGATGTTTCCGAAATTGTCACGGGGAATGTGATACATAATAGTGAAGTACAAATAATTAAGTTGAATGACTAG